In one Candidatus Omnitrophota bacterium genomic region, the following are encoded:
- a CDS encoding glutamine synthetase family protein: MAKNKKEVIKLVKDLKIKFIRLWFTDVLGFLKCLTITRSEFKKALEDGMGFDGSSIEGFARIQESDMVAMPDPSTFQILPWYSNQEKVARMFCDILDPKTGKPFSGDPRYVLKKIMARVKKKGYIYHVGPELEFFYFRNNKGTEILDAAGYFDLTPLDMPSNLKKQTITALESMGVQVEYTHHEVAPSQHEIDLRHKDALTMADNVMTYRVVVKEIAQRNGAYATFMPKPIQTENGSGMHIHQSLMSVKTGKNAFFDKKNKYYLSKTARCFIAGQLKHAREVTSVTNQWVNSYKRLIPGFEAPVYVSWAQMNRSALIRVPVYKPGNEMATRAEIRSPDPACNPYLAFAALLAAGLEGIEKGYQLPSPVPHNLYEMSKEERIKLGVGSLPEDLLEAIRITEKSEFLRQALGDKVFSFFIRNRKEEWDKYKSQVTKYELKRYLPIL; this comes from the coding sequence GTGGCGAAGAATAAAAAAGAAGTAATTAAATTGGTTAAAGACCTAAAGATTAAATTTATTCGTTTATGGTTTACAGATGTATTGGGTTTTTTAAAATGCCTTACCATTACCCGTTCGGAGTTTAAAAAGGCCTTGGAAGATGGAATGGGTTTTGATGGCTCGTCAATCGAAGGATTTGCCAGGATTCAGGAGTCGGATATGGTCGCCATGCCCGATCCCTCGACATTTCAGATTTTACCCTGGTATTCTAATCAGGAAAAGGTAGCGCGTATGTTCTGCGATATCCTGGATCCAAAAACCGGTAAGCCTTTTTCAGGTGATCCCCGGTATGTGCTTAAGAAAATTATGGCCAGGGTTAAAAAGAAAGGATACATCTATCACGTGGGTCCGGAATTGGAATTTTTTTATTTTCGTAATAACAAAGGCACTGAGATATTGGATGCTGCGGGATATTTTGATTTGACCCCTCTGGATATGCCGAGCAATCTGAAGAAACAGACCATTACAGCCTTGGAATCTATGGGTGTTCAGGTTGAATATACCCATCATGAAGTAGCCCCTTCTCAACATGAAATAGATTTAAGACACAAAGACGCATTAACCATGGCTGATAACGTTATGACCTACCGGGTTGTAGTTAAGGAAATTGCCCAGAGAAACGGGGCTTATGCTACCTTTATGCCCAAGCCTATTCAGACGGAAAATGGCAGTGGCATGCATATTCATCAGTCTTTGATGTCTGTAAAAACAGGTAAAAACGCTTTTTTTGATAAAAAGAATAAATACTATCTTTCTAAGACTGCCCGTTGTTTTATAGCCGGTCAGCTCAAACATGCCCGGGAGGTAACCTCGGTAACTAATCAATGGGTTAATTCTTATAAGAGGCTTATCCCCGGATTTGAGGCGCCGGTATATGTTAGCTGGGCGCAGATGAACAGGTCTGCTTTAATCAGGGTTCCTGTTTATAAACCGGGAAACGAAATGGCTACCCGGGCTGAAATACGTTCGCCTGACCCGGCCTGTAACCCTTATCTGGCCTTTGCTGCGCTTCTGGCAGCCGGGCTGGAAGGCATAGAGAAAGGTTACCAGCTTCCCTCTCCGGTTCCCCATAATTTGTATGAAATGTCTAAAGAAGAAAGGATTAAGCTGGGTGTGGGATCTTTGCCTGAGGATTTATTAGAGGCCATCAGGATAACCGAGAAAAGCGAATTCTTAAGACAGGCTTTGGGTGATAAGGTCTTTAGCTTCTTTATCCGCAACCGCAAAGAAGAGTGGGACAAATATAAATCCCAGGTGACAAAGTACGAATTAAAGCGCTACCTGCCGATACTTTGA
- the lpxI gene encoding UDP-2,3-diacylglucosamine diphosphatase LpxI (LpxI, functionally equivalent to LpxH, replaces it in LPS biosynthesis in a minority of bacteria.) — protein sequence MGNIGLIAGNGKFPIMFARQCQKQGRRIIAIAIKEETSPELAGCVDKIFWIRAGELKRLFDILIQEEVKEAVMAGQIKISRLFKGGATPDKELSYMLKTIGTKQPYIIFREVSNKLKKLGIKLLKSTTYLSYLLPKRGVITPLKPNVSQLADIKFGRKTGKRVAHLRIGQTVVVKDKVALAIEGIEGTDEAIKRGGRLGSQEVVVVKVSSPKQDMRFDVPVIGPQTIQTMDVVGAKCLAIEAKRTLLIDRQEVIKLANKSGICIVAF from the coding sequence ATGGGCAACATAGGCCTTATCGCCGGAAACGGTAAATTCCCGATTATGTTTGCCCGGCAGTGTCAGAAGCAGGGCAGAAGAATAATTGCTATCGCTATAAAGGAAGAAACATCTCCCGAGCTGGCTGGTTGTGTAGACAAAATATTCTGGATCCGGGCCGGTGAACTAAAAAGGTTATTCGATATACTGATTCAAGAAGAGGTAAAAGAAGCAGTGATGGCCGGTCAGATTAAAATAAGCCGTTTATTTAAAGGCGGGGCAACACCGGACAAAGAACTTAGCTATATGTTAAAAACTATTGGGACCAAACAGCCATATATCATATTTCGAGAAGTGTCCAACAAATTAAAAAAATTAGGGATTAAATTGCTGAAATCCACTACCTATCTCTCATACCTGCTTCCTAAAAGAGGAGTTATAACCCCCCTTAAGCCTAACGTATCTCAGCTGGCTGATATAAAATTTGGCAGAAAGACAGGCAAGAGGGTGGCTCATCTGAGGATAGGCCAGACAGTGGTAGTAAAAGATAAGGTAGCGCTGGCTATTGAAGGAATAGAAGGGACAGATGAAGCCATAAAAAGAGGGGGCCGGTTGGGCAGCCAGGAAGTGGTGGTGGTAAAAGTAAGCAGTCCCAAACAGGATATGAGGTTTGATGTCCCGGTAATCGGGCCCCAAACCATTCAGACCATGGATGTGGTGGGCGCGAAATGTCTCGCCATTGAGGCAAAAAGAACATTGTTGATAGATAGGCAGGAGGTTATAAAATTGGCAAATAAGTCAGGAATATGTATAGTAGCTTTTTAA
- a CDS encoding HAMP domain-containing protein has protein sequence MKASVHYKITLVFGIIIAVVLTGVYFYLNNSLQEHTYQRIKTNLLKQVSLTKFLLEENLAGDIRHQEFDAVADRIGKDLNVRVTIINLDGTVVGDSKLDNKQLLGVEKHLYRPEVQAALGSGVGESRRFSTTIKKEMLYVAAGYGKEKTQGIIRLSIPLLEIEVTSNRLKRMLVASFFVAFVLAMIISFLMSLFISKPVRKISLAAKAIAKGDFSKRITIVSNDEIGDLAATFNYMSEQIKLRV, from the coding sequence GTGAAGGCTTCCGTTCATTATAAAATTACGCTTGTTTTTGGAATAATTATTGCTGTTGTTCTCACCGGGGTTTATTTTTACCTTAACAATAGTTTACAAGAGCATACCTATCAACGTATTAAAACTAACTTGTTAAAGCAAGTTTCTTTAACCAAGTTTTTGCTTGAGGAAAATCTTGCCGGAGATATCCGGCACCAGGAATTTGATGCAGTAGCTGACAGGATTGGAAAAGATTTGAATGTGCGGGTTACCATCATCAATCTTGATGGTACCGTTGTAGGAGATTCAAAGTTAGATAACAAACAACTTTTAGGAGTTGAAAAGCATCTCTATCGGCCGGAAGTACAGGCAGCGTTGGGGTCAGGGGTTGGAGAAAGCAGGCGTTTTAGTACTACCATAAAGAAGGAAATGCTTTATGTCGCTGCTGGTTATGGTAAAGAAAAAACGCAGGGTATAATACGGTTGTCAATACCACTTTTAGAAATTGAGGTAACATCAAACCGCCTGAAAAGAATGCTTGTAGCGTCATTTTTTGTTGCTTTTGTTTTGGCAATGATTATCAGTTTTTTAATGTCGTTATTTATCTCAAAACCGGTAAGAAAAATATCTCTGGCGGCTAAAGCAATCGCAAAAGGTGACTTTTCAAAAAGAATTACAATTGTTTCAAACGATGAGATAGGTGACTTGGCAGCTACGTTTAATTATATGTCAGAACAGATTAAATTACGGGT
- a CDS encoding ATP-binding protein — protein RSRLKAVLLSMFEGVMVVDLKGAILLMNQTLKDFLHIKEESDGKEPLEIIRNIEIQELVDTVLKLQEGVESREIAVFVPEEKILLVHATPVIREGRPEGAVLVFHDITSLRRLEKIRQDFVANVSHELRTPISSIKGYAETLLEGALDDKENARDFLKIIYSDSDRLAKLIDDLLDLSKIESGKLKLILKSAALEPVVKRIVSGLKAQAKAKSLVININISKDISNILVDEGRIAQVLLNLIDNAIKYTNEQGEITILVKDQGEFIQVDIADTGIGIPEKDISRLFERFYRIDKARSRELGGTGLGLSIVKHIVSAHHGEVSVQSVLGQGSTFSFTIPKA, from the coding sequence GCAGATCGAGATTAAAAGCCGTACTTTTAAGTATGTTTGAAGGTGTTATGGTTGTTGATTTAAAAGGGGCAATTTTATTAATGAATCAAACCCTAAAAGATTTTTTACATATTAAGGAAGAATCAGATGGTAAAGAGCCTCTTGAGATAATACGGAATATTGAAATTCAGGAGCTTGTCGATACAGTTTTAAAACTGCAGGAAGGTGTTGAGTCTCGTGAAATAGCTGTTTTTGTTCCCGAGGAAAAAATCTTATTAGTGCATGCAACCCCTGTTATTCGAGAAGGAAGACCTGAGGGCGCAGTTTTAGTATTTCATGATATAACGAGTTTGAGGCGGCTGGAAAAGATCCGGCAGGACTTTGTCGCCAATGTCTCTCATGAATTAAGAACCCCTATATCGAGTATCAAAGGTTATGCTGAAACCTTATTAGAAGGTGCATTAGATGATAAAGAAAACGCCAGAGATTTCTTGAAGATAATTTATTCCGATTCTGACCGATTGGCAAAATTGATAGATGACCTTTTAGATTTATCAAAGATAGAATCAGGTAAGCTGAAGCTGATTTTAAAGTCAGCTGCTTTAGAGCCTGTTGTTAAGCGCATTGTTTCTGGATTGAAAGCCCAGGCAAAGGCTAAATCACTTGTGATTAACATAAATATTTCTAAAGACATATCGAATATTTTAGTCGATGAAGGTAGAATTGCGCAGGTTCTATTAAATCTCATAGATAATGCAATTAAATACACTAACGAGCAGGGAGAAATTACTATTTTGGTTAAAGATCAAGGTGAATTTATACAAGTGGATATTGCCGATACCGGTATTGGTATTCCCGAAAAAGACATTTCTCGACTTTTTGAAAGATTTTATCGCATAGACAAAGCTCGTTCCCGGGAGTTAGGCGGAACAGGACTCGGCCTTTCTATTGTTAAACATATCGTCTCTGCCCATCATGGCGAAGTTTCTGTCCAAAGCGTATTAGGCCAAGGCTCCACTTTTAGCTTTACCATTCCTAAGGCTTAA
- a CDS encoding response regulator transcription factor, with protein sequence MMSEKILIVEDDRHISKLVKYNLEKAGFKCDIRITGESALEVLNNEPVNLVILDIMLPKMDGFEVCRQIKQDKKLSTIPIIMLTAKGEEVDRVVGLELGADDYVIKPFSPRELVLRAKAVLKRGKIEEITKDVLAADKLKVDIPRHKTIVNKKEIKLTQMEFKLLVILMQKTGRVQSREQLLNDVWDLAAEVTTRTVDTHIKRLRQKLGKMGRLIETVRGIGYKFTEED encoded by the coding sequence ATGATGAGTGAAAAAATTCTAATAGTAGAAGATGATAGGCATATTTCCAAACTTGTTAAGTATAACCTGGAAAAGGCAGGTTTTAAATGCGATATTAGAATTACCGGTGAGTCAGCCTTGGAAGTTTTGAATAATGAACCCGTTAATTTGGTCATATTAGATATAATGCTTCCTAAAATGGATGGATTTGAGGTATGCAGACAAATAAAACAGGACAAAAAACTTTCTACTATTCCGATAATAATGTTAACCGCTAAAGGCGAAGAAGTAGATAGAGTTGTTGGGCTTGAATTGGGGGCTGATGATTATGTGATTAAACCATTCAGCCCAAGAGAATTGGTTTTAAGGGCAAAGGCAGTTTTAAAACGCGGTAAGATCGAAGAAATTACCAAAGATGTCTTGGCCGCAGATAAATTAAAAGTAGATATTCCGCGGCATAAAACAATTGTTAATAAAAAGGAAATAAAATTAACTCAAATGGAATTCAAACTTTTAGTTATCCTCATGCAAAAAACCGGTCGTGTCCAATCAAGAGAACAATTGCTAAATGATGTTTGGGATTTAGCCGCTGAGGTTACCACGCGCACCGTAGATACCCATATTAAACGCCTAAGACAAAAATTAGGCAAAATGGGCAGACTGATCGAAACCGTAAGAGGAATTGGTTATAAGTTTACTGAAGAGGATTGA